Proteins from one Escherichia coli genomic window:
- the caiF gene encoding carnitine metabolism transcriptional regulator CaiF codes for MCEGYVEKPLYLLIAEWMMAENRWVIAREISIHFDIEHSKAVNTLTYILSEVTEISCEVKMIPNKLEGRGCQCQRLVKVVDIDEQIYARLRNNSREKLVGVRKTPRIPAVPLTELNREQKWQMMLSKSMRR; via the coding sequence ATGTGTGAAGGATATGTTGAAAAACCACTCTACTTGTTAATCGCCGAATGGATGATGGCTGAAAATCGGTGGGTGATAGCAAGAGAGATCTCTATTCATTTCGATATTGAACACAGCAAGGCGGTTAATACCCTGACTTATATTCTGTCGGAAGTCACAGAAATAAGCTGCGAAGTTAAGATGATCCCTAATAAGCTGGAAGGGCGGGGATGCCAGTGTCAGCGACTGGTTAAAGTGGTCGATATCGATGAGCAAATTTACGCGCGCCTGCGCAATAACAGTCGGGAAAAATTAGTCGGCGTAAGAAAGACACCGCGTATTCCTGCCGTTCCACTCACGGAACTTAACCGCGAGCAGAAGTGGCAAATGATGTTGTCGAAGAGTATGCGTCGTTAA
- the rihC gene encoding ribonucleoside hydrolase RihC: MRLPIFLDTDPGIDDAVAIAAAIFAPELDLQLMTTVAGNVSVEKTTRNALQLLHFWNAEIPLAQGASVPLVRAPRNAASVHGESGMAGYDFVEHNRSPLDKPAFLAIRDALLRAPEPVTLVAIGPLTNIALLLSQCPECKPHIRRLVIMGGSAGRGNCTPNAEFNIAADPEAAACVFRSGIEIVMCGLDVTNQAMLTPDYLATLPELNRTGKMLHALFSHYRSGSMQSGLRMHDLCAIAWLVRPDLFTLKPCFVAVETQGEFTSGTTVVDIDGCLSKPANVQVALDLDVKGFQQWVAEVLALAS, encoded by the coding sequence ATGCGTTTACCCATTTTCCTTGATACTGACCCAGGCATTGACGATGCCGTCGCCATTGCCGCCGCGATTTTTGCCCCGGAACTTGACCTGCAACTGATGACCACCGTCGCGGGTAATGTCTCGGTAGAGAAAACTACCCGCAACGCCCTGCAACTGCTGCATTTCTGGAATGCGGAGATTCCGCTTGCCCAGGGAGCCTCCGTGCCGCTGGTACGCGCACCGCGTAATGCAGCATCTGTGCACGGTGAATCGGGAATGGCTGGCTACGACTTTGTCGAGCACAACAGAAGCCCACTGGACAAACCCGCATTTCTGGCGATTCGTGATGCCCTGCTGCGTGCGCCTGAGCCTGTTACGCTGGTAGCCATCGGCCCGTTAACCAATATTGCGCTGTTACTTTCACAATGCCCGGAATGCAAACCGCATATTCGCCGTCTGGTGATCATGGGCGGTTCTGCCGGACGCGGCAACTGTACGCCAAACGCCGAGTTTAATATCGCTGCCGATCCAGAAGCGGCAGCCTGTGTCTTCCGTAGCGGCATCGAAATCGTCATGTGTGGTCTGGATGTCACCAATCAGGCAATGTTAACCCCTGACTATCTCGCTACTTTGCCGGAGTTGAATCGTACCGGGAAAATGTTGCACGCCCTGTTTAGCCACTACCGTAGCGGCAGTATGCAAAGCGGTCTGCGTATGCACGATCTCTGCGCCATCGCCTGGCTGGTGCGCCCAGACTTGTTCACTCTCAAACCGTGTTTTGTGGCGGTGGAAACTCAGGGTGAATTTACCTCAGGTACTACGGTTGTTGATATTGATGGTTGCCTGAGTAAACCTGCAAACGTGCAGGTGGCGCTGGATCTGGATGTGAAAGGTTTCCAGCAGTGGGTGGCTGAGGTGCTGGCTCTGGCGTCGTAA
- the carB gene encoding carbamoyl-phosphate synthase large subunit — translation MPKRTDIKSILILGAGPIVIGQACEFDYSGAQACKALREEGYRVILVNSNPATIMTDPEMADATYIEPIHWEVVRKIIEKERPDAVLPTMGGQTALNCALELERQGVLEEFGVTMIGATADAIDKAEDRRRFDVAMKKIGLETARSGIAHTMEEALAVAAEVGFPCIIRPSFTMGGSGGGIAYNREEFEEICARGLDLSPTKELLIDESLIGWKEYEMEVVRDKNDNCIIVCSIENFDAMGIHTGDSITVAPAQTLTDKEYQIMRNASMAVLREIGVETGGSNVQFAVNPKNGRLIVIEMNPRVSRSSALASKATGFPIAKVAAKLAVGYTLDELMNDITGGRTPASFEPSIDYVVTKIPRFNFEKFAGANDRLTTQMKSVGEVMAIGRTQQESLQKALRGLEVGATGFDPKVSLDDPEALTKIRRELKDAGAERIWYIADAFRAGLSVDGVFNLTNIDRWFLVQIEELVRLEEKVAEVGITGLNADFLCQLKRKGFADARLAKLAGVREAEIRKLRDQYDLHPVYKRVDTCAAEFATDTAYMYSTYEEECESNPSDRDKIMVLGGGPNRIGQGIEFDYCCVHASLALREDGYETIMVNCNPETVSTDYDTSDRLYFEPVTLEDVLEIVRIEKPKGVIVQYGGQTPLKLARALEAAGVPVIGTSPDAIDRAEDRERFQHAVDRLKLKQPANATVTAIEMAVEKAKEIGYPLVVRPSYVLGGRAMEIVYDEADLRRYFQTAVSVSNDAPVLLDHFLDDAVEVDVDAICDGEMVLIGGIMEHIEQAGVHSGDSACSLPAYTLSQEIQDVMRQQVQKLAFELQVRGLMNVQFAVKNNEVYLIEVNPRAARTVPFVSKATGVPLAKVAARVMAGKSLAEQGVTKEVIPPYYSVKEVVLPFNKFPGVDPLLGPEMRSTGEVMGVGRTFAEAFAKAQLGSNSTMKKHGRALLSVREGDKERVVDLAAKLLKQGFELDATHGTAIVLGEAGINPRLVNKVHEGRPHIQDRIKNGEYTYIINTTSGRRAIEDSRVIRRSALQYKVHYDTTLNGGFATAMALNADATEKVISVQEMHAQIK, via the coding sequence ATGCCAAAACGTACAGATATAAAAAGTATCCTGATTCTGGGTGCGGGCCCGATTGTTATCGGTCAGGCGTGTGAGTTTGACTACTCTGGCGCGCAAGCATGTAAAGCCCTGCGCGAAGAGGGTTACCGCGTCATTCTGGTGAACTCCAACCCAGCGACCATCATGACCGACCCGGAAATGGCCGATGCGACCTACATCGAGCCGATTCACTGGGAAGTGGTACGCAAGATTATTGAAAAAGAGCGTCCGGACGCGGTGCTGCCAACGATGGGCGGTCAGACAGCGCTGAACTGTGCGCTGGAGCTGGAGCGTCAGGGCGTGCTGGAAGAGTTCGGCGTCACCATGATTGGTGCCACCGCCGATGCGATTGATAAAGCCGAAGACCGCCGCCGTTTCGACGTGGCGATGAAGAAAATCGGTCTGGAAACTGCGCGTTCTGGTATCGCACACACCATGGAAGAAGCGCTGGCAGTTGCCGCTGAAGTGGGCTTCCCGTGCATTATTCGTCCATCCTTTACTATGGGTGGTAGCGGTGGCGGTATCGCTTATAACCGCGAAGAGTTTGAAGAAATTTGCGCCCGCGGTCTGGATCTCTCTCCGACCAAAGAGCTGCTGATTGATGAGTCGCTGATCGGCTGGAAAGAGTACGAGATGGAAGTGGTGCGTGATAAAAACGACAACTGCATCATCGTCTGCTCTATCGAAAACTTCGATGCGATGGGCATCCACACCGGTGACTCCATCACTGTCGCGCCAGCCCAAACGCTGACCGACAAAGAATATCAAATCATGCGTAACGCCTCGATGGCGGTACTGCGTGAAATCGGCGTTGAAACCGGTGGTTCCAACGTCCAGTTTGCGGTGAACCCGAAAAATGGTCGCCTGATTGTTATCGAAATGAACCCGCGCGTGTCGCGTTCTTCGGCGCTGGCGTCGAAAGCGACCGGCTTCCCGATTGCTAAAGTGGCGGCGAAACTGGCGGTGGGTTACACCCTCGACGAACTGATGAACGACATCACCGGCGGGCGTACTCCGGCCTCCTTCGAGCCGTCCATCGACTACGTGGTCACCAAAATTCCTCGCTTCAACTTCGAGAAATTCGCCGGGGCGAACGACCGTCTGACCACTCAGATGAAATCGGTTGGCGAAGTGATGGCGATTGGTCGCACGCAGCAGGAATCCCTGCAAAAAGCGCTGCGCGGCCTGGAAGTGGGCGCAACTGGCTTCGACCCGAAAGTCAGCCTCGATGATCCGGAAGCGCTGACCAAAATTCGCCGCGAGCTGAAAGACGCAGGCGCAGAGCGTATCTGGTATATCGCCGATGCGTTCCGTGCGGGCCTGTCCGTAGACGGCGTCTTCAATCTGACCAATATCGACCGCTGGTTCCTGGTACAAATTGAAGAGCTGGTGCGCCTGGAAGAGAAAGTCGCAGAAGTGGGCATCACTGGCCTGAACGCTGACTTCCTGTGCCAGCTGAAACGCAAAGGCTTTGCCGATGCGCGTCTGGCAAAACTCGCGGGCGTGCGTGAAGCAGAAATCCGTAAGCTGCGTGACCAGTATGACCTGCACCCGGTTTACAAGCGCGTGGATACCTGTGCGGCAGAGTTCGCTACCGACACCGCTTATATGTACTCCACTTATGAAGAAGAGTGCGAATCCAACCCATCTGACCGTGACAAAATCATGGTCCTCGGCGGCGGCCCGAACCGTATCGGTCAGGGTATCGAATTCGACTACTGCTGCGTACACGCCTCACTGGCGCTGCGCGAAGACGGTTACGAGACCATCATGGTGAACTGTAACCCGGAAACCGTCTCCACCGACTACGACACCTCCGACCGTCTCTACTTCGAGCCGGTAACCCTGGAAGATGTGCTGGAAATCGTGCGTATCGAGAAGCCGAAAGGCGTTATCGTCCAGTACGGCGGCCAGACCCCGTTGAAACTGGCGCGCGCACTGGAAGCCGCTGGCGTACCGGTTATCGGTACCAGCCCGGATGCTATCGACCGTGCGGAAGACCGTGAACGCTTCCAGCATGCGGTTGACCGCCTGAAACTGAAACAGCCGGCAAACGCCACCGTCACCGCGATCGAAATGGCGGTTGAGAAAGCGAAAGAGATTGGCTACCCGCTGGTGGTGCGTCCGTCTTACGTTCTCGGCGGTCGGGCGATGGAAATCGTCTATGACGAAGCTGACCTGCGTCGCTACTTCCAGACGGCGGTGAGCGTGTCTAACGATGCACCAGTATTGCTGGACCACTTCCTCGATGACGCGGTAGAAGTGGATGTGGACGCCATCTGCGACGGTGAAATGGTGCTGATTGGCGGCATCATGGAGCATATTGAGCAGGCGGGCGTGCACTCCGGTGACTCCGCATGTTCTCTGCCAGCCTACACTTTAAGTCAGGAAATTCAGGATGTGATGCGCCAACAGGTGCAGAAACTGGCCTTCGAATTGCAGGTGCGCGGTCTGATGAACGTGCAGTTTGCGGTGAAAAACAACGAAGTCTACCTGATTGAAGTTAACCCGCGTGCGGCGCGTACCGTTCCGTTCGTCTCCAAAGCCACCGGCGTACCGCTGGCAAAAGTGGCGGCGCGTGTGATGGCTGGCAAATCGCTGGCTGAGCAGGGCGTAACTAAAGAAGTTATCCCGCCGTATTACTCGGTGAAAGAAGTGGTGCTGCCGTTCAACAAATTCCCCGGCGTTGACCCGCTGTTAGGGCCAGAAATGCGCTCCACCGGGGAAGTGATGGGCGTGGGCCGCACCTTCGCTGAAGCGTTTGCCAAAGCGCAGCTGGGCAGCAACTCCACCATGAAGAAACACGGTCGTGCGCTGCTTTCCGTGCGCGAAGGCGATAAAGAACGCGTGGTAGACCTGGCGGCAAAACTGCTGAAACAGGGCTTCGAGCTGGATGCGACCCACGGCACGGCGATTGTGCTGGGCGAAGCGGGTATCAATCCGCGTCTGGTAAACAAGGTGCATGAAGGTCGTCCGCACATTCAGGACCGCATCAAGAATGGCGAATATACCTACATCATCAACACCACGTCAGGCCGTCGTGCGATTGAAGACTCCCGCGTGATTCGTCGCAGTGCGCTGCAATATAAAGTGCATTATGACACCACCCTGAACGGTGGTTTCGCTACCGCGATGGCGCTAAATGCCGATGCGACTGAAAAAGTAATTTCGGTGCAGGAAATGCACGCGCAGATCAAATAA
- the carA gene encoding glutamine-hydrolyzing carbamoyl-phosphate synthase small subunit — protein sequence MIKSALLVLEDGTQFHGRAIGATGSAVGEVVFNTSMTGYQEILTDPSYSRQIVTLTYPHIGNVGTNDADEESSQVHAQGLVIRDLPLIASNFRNTEDLSSYLKRHNIVAIADIDTRKLTRLLREKGAQNGCIIAGDNPDAALALEKARAFPGLNGMDLAKEVTTAESYSWTQGSWTLTGGLPEAKKEDELPFHVVAYDFGAKRNILRMLVDRGCRLTIVPAQTSAEDVLKMNPDGIFLSNGPGDPAPCDYAITAIQKFLETDIPVFGICLGHQLLALASGAKTVKMKFGHHGGNHPVKDVEKNVVMITAQNHGFAVDEATLPANLRVTHKSLFDGTLQGIHRTDKPAFSFQGHPEASPGPHDAAPLFDHFIELIEQYRKTAK from the coding sequence TTGATTAAGTCAGCGCTATTGGTTCTGGAAGACGGAACCCAGTTTCACGGTCGGGCCATAGGGGCAACAGGTTCGGCGGTTGGGGAAGTCGTTTTCAATACTTCAATGACCGGTTATCAAGAAATCCTCACTGATCCTTCCTATTCTCGTCAAATCGTTACTCTTACTTATCCCCATATTGGCAATGTCGGCACTAATGACGCCGATGAAGAATCTTCTCAGGTACATGCACAAGGTCTGGTGATTCGCGACCTGCCGCTGATTGCCAGCAACTTCCGTAATACCGAAGACCTCTCTTCTTACCTTAAACGCCATAACATCGTGGCGATTGCTGATATCGATACCCGTAAGCTGACGCGTTTACTGCGTGAGAAAGGCGCACAGAATGGCTGCATTATCGCAGGCGATAACCCGGATGCGGCGCTGGCGTTAGAAAAAGCCCGCGCGTTCCCAGGTCTGAACGGCATGGATCTGGCAAAAGAAGTGACCACCGCAGAATCCTATAGCTGGACACAAGGGAGCTGGACGCTGACTGGCGGCTTGCCAGAAGCAAAAAAAGAAGACGAGTTACCGTTCCACGTCGTGGCTTATGATTTCGGCGCCAAACGCAACATCCTGCGCATGTTGGTTGACCGCGGCTGCCGCCTGACCATCGTTCCGGCGCAAACATCTGCCGAAGATGTACTGAAAATGAATCCAGACGGTATCTTCCTCTCCAACGGTCCTGGCGACCCGGCACCGTGTGATTACGCTATTACTGCCATCCAGAAATTCCTCGAAACCGACATCCCGGTATTCGGCATCTGCCTCGGCCATCAGTTGCTGGCGCTGGCGAGCGGTGCGAAGACTGTCAAAATGAAATTTGGACACCACGGCGGCAACCATCCGGTTAAAGATGTTGAAAAAAACGTGGTGATGATCACCGCCCAGAACCACGGTTTTGCGGTGGATGAAGCAACATTACCTGCAAACCTGCGTGTTACGCATAAATCCCTGTTCGACGGTACGTTACAGGGCATTCATCGCACCGATAAACCGGCATTCAGCTTCCAGGGCCACCCTGAAGCCAGTCCGGGTCCACACGACGCCGCGCCGTTGTTCGACCACTTTATCGAGTTAATTGAGCAGTACCGTAAAACCGCTAAGTAA
- the ispH gene encoding 4-hydroxy-3-methylbut-2-enyl diphosphate reductase, with the protein MQILLANPRGFCAGVDRAISIVENALAIYGAPIYVRHEVVHNRYVVDSLRERGAIFIEQISEVPDGAILIFSAHGVSQAVRNEAKSRDLTVFDATCPLVTKVHMEVARASRRGEESILIGHAGHPEVEGTMGQYSNPEGGMYLVESPDDVWKLTVKNEEKLSFMTQTTLSVDDTSDVIDALRKRFPKIVGPRKDDICYATTNRQEAVRALAEQAEVVLVVGSKNSSNSNRLAELAQRMGKRAFLIDDAKDIQEEWVKGVNCVGVTAGASAPDILVQNVVARLQQLGGGEAISLEGREENIVFEVPKELRVDIREVD; encoded by the coding sequence ATGCAGATCCTGTTGGCCAACCCACGTGGTTTTTGTGCCGGGGTAGACCGCGCTATCAGCATTGTTGAAAACGCGCTGGCCATTTACGGCGCACCGATATATGTCCGTCACGAAGTAGTGCATAACCGCTACGTGGTCGATAGCCTGCGCGAGCGTGGGGCTATCTTTATTGAGCAGATCAGCGAAGTGCCGGACGGTGCGATCCTGATCTTCTCCGCACACGGTGTTTCTCAGGCGGTACGTAACGAAGCGAAAAGCCGTGATTTGACGGTATTCGACGCTACCTGTCCGCTGGTGACCAAAGTGCATATGGAAGTCGCCCGTGCCAGCCGTCGTGGCGAAGAGTCGATTCTCATCGGCCACGCCGGGCACCCGGAAGTGGAAGGGACGATGGGGCAGTACAGCAACCCTGAAGGGGGAATGTATCTGGTCGAATCGCCAGACGATGTGTGGAAACTGACGGTCAAAAACGAAGAGAAACTCTCCTTTATGACCCAAACTACGCTGTCGGTGGATGACACGTCTGATGTGATCGATGCGCTGCGTAAACGCTTCCCGAAAATTGTTGGTCCGCGCAAAGATGATATCTGCTACGCCACCACTAACCGTCAGGAAGCGGTACGCGCTCTGGCAGAACAGGCGGAAGTAGTACTGGTGGTTGGTTCGAAAAACTCTTCCAACTCCAACCGTCTGGCGGAACTGGCCCAGCGTATGGGCAAACGCGCGTTTTTAATTGACGATGCGAAAGATATCCAGGAAGAGTGGGTAAAAGGCGTGAACTGCGTTGGCGTAACTGCGGGCGCATCGGCTCCGGATATTCTGGTGCAGAATGTAGTCGCACGTTTACAGCAACTGGGCGGTGGTGAAGCCATTTCGCTGGAAGGCCGTGAAGAAAACATTGTTTTCGAAGTGCCAAAAGAGCTGCGTGTCGATATTCGTGAAGTCGATTAA
- the caiE gene encoding carnitine operon protein CaiE, producing the protein MSYYAFEGLIPVVHPTAFVHPSAVLIGDVIVGAGVYIGPLASLRGDYGRLIVQAGANIQDGCIMHGYCDTDTIVGENGHIGHGAILHGCVIGRDALVGMNSVIMDGAVIGEESIVAAMSFVKAGFSGEKRQLLMGTPACAVRSVSDDELHWKQLNTKEYQDLVGRCHVALHETQPLRQMEENRPRLQGTTDVAPKQ; encoded by the coding sequence GTGAGTTATTACGCCTTTGAGGGGTTAATTCCAGTGGTTCACCCGACGGCGTTTGTCCATCCCAGTGCGGTCTTGATTGGCGATGTGATTGTGGGAGCCGGTGTCTACATCGGCCCACTCGCCTCACTGCGTGGTGACTACGGGCGGTTGATCGTGCAAGCGGGAGCCAATATTCAGGATGGTTGCATTATGCATGGCTACTGCGACACTGACACCATCGTTGGGGAAAACGGCCATATCGGGCACGGAGCAATCCTGCATGGTTGTGTGATTGGTCGCGATGCATTGGTCGGGATGAACAGCGTGATTATGGATGGCGCGGTCATTGGCGAAGAGAGCATTGTTGCCGCCATGAGCTTTGTCAAAGCAGGCTTTAGTGGCGAGAAACGCCAGTTGTTGATGGGCACGCCTGCCTGCGCTGTACGCAGTGTTAGTGACGACGAGTTACACTGGAAGCAGTTGAATACCAAAGAGTATCAGGATCTTGTCGGCCGCTGCCATGTAGCGTTACATGAAACGCAGCCGTTGAGACAAATGGAGGAAAATCGTCCCCGTTTGCAGGGGACGACGGATGTGGCGCCAAAGCAGTGA
- the caiD gene encoding crotonobetainyl-CoA hydratase, whose translation MSESLHLTRNGSILEITLDRPKANAIDAKTSFEMGEVFLNFRDDPQLRVAIITGAGEKFFSAGWDLKAAAEGEAPDADFGPGGFAGLTEIFNLDKPVIAAVNGYAFGGGFELALAADFIVCADNASFALPEAKLGIVPDSGGVLRLPKILPPAIVNEMVMTGRRMGAEEALRWGVVNRVVSQAELMDNARELAQQLVDSAPLAIAALKEIYRTTSEMPVEEAYRYIRSGVLKHYPSVLHSEDAIEGPLAFAEKRDPVWKGR comes from the coding sequence ATGAGTGAATCATTACATCTGACCCGCAATGGATCAATTCTGGAAATTACCCTTGATCGCCCAAAAGCGAATGCTATTGATGCAAAAACCAGCTTTGAAATGGGCGAAGTCTTTCTAAATTTCCGTGACGATCCGCAATTACGCGTCGCCATTATTACCGGTGCCGGAGAGAAATTCTTTTCCGCAGGCTGGGATTTAAAAGCGGCAGCAGAAGGCGAAGCACCGGATGCTGACTTTGGTCCAGGTGGTTTTGCGGGATTAACCGAAATTTTCAATCTCGACAAACCAGTAATCGCAGCTGTGAACGGCTACGCCTTTGGCGGCGGCTTTGAACTGGCACTGGCGGCAGATTTTATTGTCTGTGCCGATAACGCCAGCTTCGCCCTGCCGGAAGCCAAACTGGGCATCGTTCCTGACAGCGGCGGCGTGCTGCGTCTGCCGAAGATCCTACCACCTGCCATCGTCAATGAAATGGTAATGACCGGCAGAAGAATGGGCGCAGAAGAGGCGCTGCGTTGGGGAGTAGTCAACCGCGTGGTTAGCCAGGCGGAGCTGATGGATAACGCCCGCGAACTGGCACAGCAACTCGTTGACAGCGCACCACTGGCGATCGCAGCGCTGAAAGAGATCTACCGCACCACCAGCGAAATGCCAGTAGAAGAAGCGTATCGCTATATTCGCAGCGGCGTGTTGAAACACTATCCATCGGTTCTGCATTCGGAAGATGCCATTGAAGGGCCACTGGCGTTTGCCGAGAAGCGCGATCCGGTGTGGAAAGGACGTTAA
- the caiC gene encoding crotonobetaine/carnitine-CoA ligase, with the protein MDIIGGQHLRQMWDDLADVYGHKTALICESSGGVVNRYSYLELNQEINRTANLFYTLGIRKGDKVALHLDNCPEFIFCWFGLVKIGAIMVPINARLLREESAWILQNSQACLLVTSAQFYPIYQQIQQEDATQLRHICLTDVELPADDGVSSFTQLKNQQPASLCYAPPLSTDDTAEILFTSGTTSRPKGVVITHYNLRFAGYYSAWQCALRDDDVYLTVMPAFHIDCQCTAAMAAFSAGATFVLVEKYSARAFWGQVQKYRATVTECIPMMIRTLMVQPPSVNDRQHHLREVMFYLNLSEQEKDAFCERFGVRLLTSYGMTETIVGIIGDRPGDKRRWPSIGRAGFCYEAEIRDDHNRPLPAGEIGEICIKGVPGKTIFKEYFLNPQATARVLEADGWLHTGDTGYRDEEGFFYFVDRRCNMIKRGGENVSCVELENIIAAHPKIQDIVVVGIKDSIRDEAIKAFVVLNEGETLSEEEFFCFCEQNMAKFKVPSYLEIRKDLPRNCSGKIIRKNLK; encoded by the coding sequence ATGGATATCATTGGCGGACAACATCTACGTCAAATGTGGGACGATCTGGCTGACGTTTACGGTCATAAAACGGCGTTGATTTGTGAATCCAGCGGCGGAGTCGTTAACCGGTACAGTTATCTTGAGTTAAATCAGGAGATTAACCGCACGGCAAACCTGTTTTATACGCTGGGGATTCGCAAAGGCGACAAGGTTGCTCTACATCTCGACAACTGCCCGGAATTTATCTTTTGCTGGTTCGGGCTGGTAAAAATTGGCGCAATTATGGTGCCGATTAACGCCCGCCTGTTGCGCGAAGAAAGCGCGTGGATCCTGCAAAATAGCCAGGCGTGTCTGCTGGTGACCAGTGCGCAGTTCTATCCCATATATCAACAGATTCAGCAGGAAGATGCCACGCAACTGCGGCACATTTGCCTGACAGATGTGGAGCTTCCCGCTGATGATGGCGTGAGTTCGTTTACTCAACTGAAAAATCAACAACCTGCCTCCTTGTGCTATGCACCGCCGCTATCGACCGACGATACGGCGGAAATTCTCTTTACCTCCGGTACCACTTCCCGGCCGAAAGGGGTGGTGATTACCCATTACAACCTGCGCTTCGCCGGATATTACTCCGCCTGGCAGTGCGCACTACGTGACGATGACGTCTACCTGACGGTAATGCCTGCATTTCATATCGATTGTCAGTGTACTGCGGCGATGGCGGCGTTTTCTGCCGGTGCCACCTTTGTGCTGGTCGAGAAATACAGCGCCCGCGCCTTCTGGGGACAGGTACAAAAGTACCGCGCCACCGTTACCGAATGCATTCCGATGATGATCCGTACCTTGATGGTGCAGCCGCCTTCTGTGAACGATCGGCAACACCATCTGCGGGAAGTGATGTTTTATCTCAACCTGTCGGAGCAGGAAAAAGACGCATTTTGTGAACGCTTTGGCGTCCGCTTGCTGACGTCTTATGGGATGACGGAAACCATTGTTGGCATTATCGGCGATCGCCCGGGCGATAAACGACGCTGGCCGTCAATTGGCCGTGCAGGATTTTGCTACGAAGCGGAGATCCGCGACGATCACAATCGTCCGCTCCCGGCTGGTGAAATCGGTGAAATCTGCATTAAAGGCGTACCAGGGAAAACCATCTTCAAAGAATATTTTCTTAACCCGCAAGCCACTGCCAGAGTCCTGGAAGCCGATGGCTGGCTGCACACTGGCGATACCGGATACCGCGACGAAGAGGGCTTTTTTTATTTCGTCGATCGCCGCTGCAATATGATTAAACGCGGTGGCGAGAATGTCTCCTGCGTGGAGCTGGAAAATATTATCGCCGCACATCCGAAAATTCAGGACATCGTAGTTGTTGGTATTAAAGATTCGATTCGTGATGAAGCTATCAAAGCATTTGTGGTGTTGAATGAAGGTGAAACATTGAGCGAAGAGGAGTTCTTCTGCTTCTGCGAGCAGAATATGGCGAAATTTAAAGTGCCCTCTTATCTGGAGATCAGAAAAGATCTGCCACGTAATTGCTCGGGAAAAATAATCAGAAAGAATCTGAAATAA
- the dapB gene encoding 4-hydroxy-tetrahydrodipicolinate reductase gives MHDANIRVAIAGAGGRMGRQLIQAALALEGVQLGAALEREGSSLLGSDAGELAGAGKTGVTVQSSLDAIKDDFDVFIDFTRPEGTLNHLAFCRQHGKGMVIGTTGFDEAGKQAIRDAAADIAIVFAANFSVGVNVMLKLLEKAAKVMGDYADIEIIEAHHRHKVDAPSGTALAMGEAIAHALDKDLKDCAVYSREGHTGERVPGTIGFATVRAGDIVGEHTAMFADIGERLEITHKASSRMTFANGAVRSALWLSGKESGLFDMRDVLDLNNL, from the coding sequence ATGCATGATGCAAACATCCGCGTTGCCATCGCGGGAGCCGGGGGGCGTATGGGCCGCCAGTTGATTCAGGCGGCGCTGGCATTAGAAGGCGTGCAGCTGGGCGCGGCGCTGGAGCGCGAAGGATCTTCTTTACTGGGCAGCGACGCCGGTGAGCTGGCGGGTGCAGGAAAAACAGGCGTTACTGTGCAAAGCAGCCTTGATGCGATAAAAGATGATTTTGATGTGTTTATCGATTTTACCCGTCCGGAAGGTACGCTGAACCATCTCGCTTTTTGTCGCCAGCATGGCAAAGGGATGGTGATCGGCACTACGGGGTTTGACGAAGCCGGTAAACAGGCGATTCGTGACGCGGCCGCCGATATTGCGATTGTCTTTGCCGCCAATTTTAGCGTCGGCGTCAACGTCATGCTTAAGTTGCTGGAGAAAGCAGCCAAAGTGATGGGTGACTACGCCGATATCGAAATTATTGAAGCACATCATAGACATAAAGTTGATGCGCCTTCAGGCACCGCACTGGCAATGGGAGAGGCGATCGCCCACGCCCTGGATAAAGATCTGAAAGATTGCGCGGTCTACAGTCGTGAAGGCCATACCGGTGAACGTGTGCCTGGCACCATTGGTTTTGCCACCGTGCGTGCAGGTGACATCGTTGGCGAACATACCGCGATGTTTGCCGATATTGGTGAGCGTCTGGAGATCACCCATAAGGCGTCCAGCCGCATGACATTTGCTAACGGTGCGGTAAGATCGGCATTGTGGTTGAGTGGTAAGGAAAGTGGTCTTTTTGATATGCGAGATGTGCTTGATCTCAATAATTTGTAA